GGGATCCTCCGGTGACGAGAAATTCCGTCGATAGGGCAGCAACGGTAGGCGAAGCGCCTTGAAGGCCTCGTAGTAGAGGAATTCCTCCAGACCTACATGCTTGGGATGACTGCCCTCCGGGGGGTAGTTCTTCGACAGCAGCCGGCGTACGAGCATGCAGTCTTCAGCGCCATGAGGGCTTGAGCGATCGAGGAAGTAATCCCAGCCATCGGGCCCCTGATCTTGTGCCACACGGATATAACGCCCGTGCTGTAGCCAATCCATGGCGATGTAGGCCCCGATTTTCCCGCTGATGGAGAAGTTAGCCTCAGCAAGTTCGAGGTCACCCATGCTCTCACCCATCGTCCGTAGGAAACGACGGTAGGTGCCCGGCAGCGGACCCGCGAGTTCCTCCAGAACCGCAATCTCTGGCTCGCCTGCCGGCACGATCTCCTTGATAAAACCGGGGCGGTACTGTTCGATGAACTCAACGAGTGCTCTCATGGCCGATCCTATTGATTCAATCAACTGCAGTTCGTTCTGCAGTACATGCCGGGAAGATTTTCCTGGCACTTTGAACATGAAGGCACGTTCTCGCCGCTCTTGAATTCTTGTGTCCTCTCCTCTGGTTCAGACAACTGCTTCGTGACTGGATCCTCTATCCGAACCAGGAAAGTTATCTTGGGGCCTCTACTGGGCTTGAAACCCTCCACCATCGGATAGAACAGCCGCTCGATGAGTTGCTTGGGCTTGTGTCCGCCATGCCTCTGCATGATCTGCTTGGCAGCACACATCCACTCCTCCTGCGCAACCCCCGAATCAACATGCGGACTTGCGCACTCGAACCCTGCCGACAATACGGCCTTCTCGAAGCCCTTCGGTGCGAGACCCGAGCAGGTCGCGAGCTTCTTGCCTTTGCAAACACAGACCATGACTCCGGTCATGTAACCCTTGGTGAAGGTGTCGGTACCGTCGTCAAATCTAAGCACTGCTCAGTTGGATAGAGCGGCGGTTTCCTAACCCTTGAAGGGCCGCTCGGTCCTCGGGTGAGAACAGCTAAGTCCTTGAGAGTACTGAACGCTGGAGTTCACCTGCGTTCACCCAGAACCGCTCGATTACGTACCAATTACGTACCGGACGGCCCATAAGTCTGTGTCCGGTCAGGTTCGTTGCCGCTGCTCGGCAGTGACGTGGACCATCGCGCAGGGATGGTTCCCGCCCGGCTTCCGAGAGAATCAGGTTCGGCCCTACGCGAGACGCCAGAACTTCCGGCCGCCGCGTGGGGAGCTTAGATCAACAAGGTCGGAGCTCCCCAGCTAGCGATGTTGCCAACGTCAATTCCCTCGTGAAGGCGCTCGGCGACCGGTGCAGCATTGGGTAGTAGAGCAAGTCGTTGCAACATCGATTCTCGCCCAGCCAGCACGACCTGCATGCTCTCCCCGTACGCGTCCAGGTGGTCCTTGAGACGGACGTGCGCGTCGGCAAGGAGGACACCGAATGCGCCTGCGAACTGAAATCCAACCGGCCACAGGTGACTGATTACAGTCTGTGATCGGCCGACGAGCACCGGTCCAAGGCCCACGCCAAGCGGCCCTCCGAACGTCGCCGAATGGCCGCCGCTACAGACGTTGAGAACGAGCAAGCGCCGGTCGCCACTTGGCGCTGGGAGTGCTGCCAAGTCGTCGAGGGACAATTCCTCACTCTCACCGAGTACTAGTGCGGAGCGCTCCAACTGAAATGAGCGGTATTCGCCATGGGCGGCGACCCAGAGCGCATCGTACCGAGTGTCCGAGTAAGCGGACTTGAAGGCGTCTGCTGTGGGAGAAATTCGGTCGACAGCGACACCTGCCCGCTCAAGTATCGAGGTGACCGCGTCGAGTTCGAACGCGGACGACATAGTGTTGTCACCCAGAAGGGCGACGTGCCTGAGTGGACGCACAGGGAGTGGCTCGCGCAGCGACACGCTCAGCGCGGCATTGTGTCCTCTATGCCGGAGGAGCAGCGGCTGGACTGGGACGGTCAGCCCAGGCGCCAGCACAAGCCGATCCGGCAGTGGCGTGCCGAACTCGGAAAGGGCGTCGAGACGCAGCAACCTTATTGACTCGGCTTCGAAACGGCGACCGTACTCCGGATGGGGATGCATCCCCCCCCCTCTTTGTCTCGGGCGAAGCGAGGGCTGGTCTCCGAAAAGGATCGTGACATCGAGGAACGCATTCAGGGCCGCCAGAAAATCTCCGAAATTCTCCTTCGGCGTTGTGTCCATTGGCGCAACTGTTTCGCCGGACACCCAAAGAGTGCCCACCGGATGTCCTGGCACCGCTAGCAGTGGCACTTGCACGAGTGGCTGGGCCGAAACATCTCCGGACCACGCGGCGAGAATCTCCACAACTGACGCGGCGTCGCCGCTCTCGGCGTATGCGCGAAGGACAGGCTGCAGCATCCGAAACGACTGACCCGCGCGCAGCAGTGCCTCGGTCGGTGACGCCGCTTGCTGCGCGCGTTCAGTGCGAATTGAGGCGAGGTCTTCGAGCAACTGGGAGTGAATTTCGCGAAGCCTTGCAGAGTCACCCCAGCACGAGGCAATCCGCAGGAGCAGTCGGTTTGCTGCACTATATCTGTCGAAATAGGTTGCGAGCGCACGGCGCGCGCGTTCCGCCTGCGGCTCGCTAGCAAACGGATACGTGTTCGTCGCCAGGAAAAGTTCGATCCCTGCGCGATCTCCTTCCGAGAGAATACCGGAATCGAGAAGCTCCAGCAGTGGTGCCGCCGCTGCTTGCGCATCCTGTGATTGGTAGCGAGCCGCCCACTGAGCCCGCTGCATCAACATGTCCAGCACCAAGCTGGGGAATGATGCCCGGGAGAAGATCCCCGCAGAAATCATTTTGCCGGGCACAGGAAAGATTTCCTGAGCGTGACTGAGCAAGTCCCCGGAACGTGCGCTGTGGGCGAACAGCGTTCCGAGCCAGTCGAGAACGGCATCCGTGACAAGCGCTCCGACGAGCGCCTGTGGAGCCGAAAGCGCGCCAGCGAGAGGGCTGTAATCGAACGTGTACTCGCCGTCGCCGCAATACTCCTCCACAGCAACCGCTCGGATGAGCCATTCGTGCGTGCGCGCAAGGTCACCGGTATCTAAGGCGGCTCGTGCGACGAGCCTCGCGATGGCCAGTTTGACCCAGTCGAAGAGGAGACGCGACTCGTCACCGAACAACGCTCGTGCTGCTTGGAGTTCGCGAAGCAAGCCAACGGAAACCGCTTCGAGCGCGGTCAGGCCTGCACGAGTCCACTCGTTTTGCTGCTTCAGCTCTGCCGCGAGGAGGAGTTCTTGGAGAAACTGGAGAGGGTGAAAGGGAAGGCTCCGGGCAAATTCAGGCAGCACGTCTTCGGCGACGTCTGCCAACCTTGGAAACACCTCCACGAACCGACGTTGCGCGGGTTGGCTCATTTGCCTCGTTCTTCTTGGATGAGAAGGCTAGAATGCTGAGTAACAGGCAACAGACCAGCTACTTGTCCTCGCCACCACCATCTGTGGACGCTTTCTCAAGCGCGGCTTCAGCCTCTGCACGCCTCAGGCGCGAAGCTTCGCGGATGGAAGGTTCCAGCTCTCGCACGACGGCAACTGTAATTGCGTTTGCAAGCTCCCAGTGCTCATCAGGAGTCAGCTCTCTCCTCGCCGTCAACTCGGCAGCTTTCTCCCAATAGGGAAGAATGATCCTTCGCAACCAGTGCTGCCTCTGAATACCAAAGACCTCAGGCAAAAGGCTGTTCAATTGCGCGAGAGCCGTTTCCCGGAACTCCTCGTAACTCAGTCGAGCACACGACTCAAAGCTTGGAATCACCATTTTGAGATCGGCTGAAGCGTTCTGTCGATCACTTCTGCCAAGCTGGTCGACCCGGTAACTGTAGCTGAAATTCTTGTCCAGCGTGCAGGTGGCCAAGTTGACGACGAATGAGAGCAGTCCGAAGTAGGTGACGAGACCGGTGACCTGCCCAGTAGCGGCAGTGCCATGCACAATGACGAGATGATCTAGACGGCCCATTGGAGCGCTCTCTGGTCGCCGAATGTCTACAGGCGCGACTTGCACGGGCAACACTTCTGGCTGTGTACCATGCATTACAAACTGACGGATCGAGTTGAACTCGGGGCGAAGAAAGAGCGCTTGTTCGTGCATGCCTAGCTGATTGCAGGCAATCTTCGCGGTGGCCCTGTATGGATCTCGGTCCCAGATCTCCACGGGAAAGGTCAGTTTTGGCATCAACCCGATGTGCTTGGTGGCAAGCGACTCGACCTGCTTCATCACCTCATCTAGAGACAGGCCGAGTTGCTTTACCTTCTTTCTGAGAGCCTGACGTATCTCCGGCATGCCTGGTGCCGAGCCATTAATGTGCAGCTCTCTTCCAATGACCTGTACGTCCAGTTTGGGCGTGGGGCGCACGACTCCACCGGCTCTGACCTCATAGGTTTCGCCATCGACGGACGTTGCCTGCATCGCAGGGGCAGGCTCGTTCGGTTTCCTATCTGAGCGGGCATCGAGTGGGACCGTAATGGGTCGAAGTGCCTGTGCCAGTGCGGCATCAATACTGCCGCCAAAGTAGTCGTTAGTGAATTTGTCGATGAGTTCGCACGAGATGAGCTGGCCTCCCAGGAAGTTTGGGATGATGTGCTCCTTGCTCGGTACTTGGATGGCTTTTTCTGTGTAGATATCGATACTCATCATAAAAGCCCATTTTCGATGAAAAGAGGGTGGTGGCCAGTGGTCTCCACCAATAGCGCACATTGTAGCTTGTGCCCACGGTGAGTGACCCGACGAACTACACCTCCTTGAACTTCGTCCCCGTGGCTCCGATGTGCTCTAGGGCCTCCTTGACCTCCTCGGAGACGATGAGGGCGATGGTCCACCCCCAAGGGCGGAAGATCTTGGCATCCCCCACCTTCGAGGGATCAATTCGCATACCGGCCACGGCTCGGTACTTGCCGGTCTTCTCCGGACGCCCATCCTCTGGAGTCCAATACTCCACCTCCTCGGACGCTTCATCGTCGATGCACCTCACCAGACGAGTGACATTCACGAGGCAGAAGTGATCTGGCTGTCCGTCGATCTCGACAGGGAAGAGCTGGACATCCTCAGGGGCTAGCTCCTTCAGGAGCGAAGCGACCTTGGCGTGGACAACAGGAATGGCCCCAGCATCCGCGAGCGAAAAGTCGAGCGTCTTGCCAAGGCGATAGAGGGGAACTCGCAGCCGTCCCTGGACTTGAGCGGGATCCCCCCTCATGAACAGCCACGCCCCATGATCCTGTCCTACCGCAT
The nucleotide sequence above comes from Hyalangium minutum. Encoded proteins:
- a CDS encoding CHAT domain-containing protein, which codes for MSQPAQRRFVEVFPRLADVAEDVLPEFARSLPFHPLQFLQELLLAAELKQQNEWTRAGLTALEAVSVGLLRELQAARALFGDESRLLFDWVKLAIARLVARAALDTGDLARTHEWLIRAVAVEEYCGDGEYTFDYSPLAGALSAPQALVGALVTDAVLDWLGTLFAHSARSGDLLSHAQEIFPVPGKMISAGIFSRASFPSLVLDMLMQRAQWAARYQSQDAQAAAAPLLELLDSGILSEGDRAGIELFLATNTYPFASEPQAERARRALATYFDRYSAANRLLLRIASCWGDSARLREIHSQLLEDLASIRTERAQQAASPTEALLRAGQSFRMLQPVLRAYAESGDAASVVEILAAWSGDVSAQPLVQVPLLAVPGHPVGTLWVSGETVAPMDTTPKENFGDFLAALNAFLDVTILFGDQPSLRPRQRGGGMHPHPEYGRRFEAESIRLLRLDALSEFGTPLPDRLVLAPGLTVPVQPLLLRHRGHNAALSVSLREPLPVRPLRHVALLGDNTMSSAFELDAVTSILERAGVAVDRISPTADAFKSAYSDTRYDALWVAAHGEYRSFQLERSALVLGESEELSLDDLAALPAPSGDRRLLVLNVCSGGHSATFGGPLGVGLGPVLVGRSQTVISHLWPVGFQFAGAFGVLLADAHVRLKDHLDAYGESMQVVLAGRESMLQRLALLPNAAPVAERLHEGIDVGNIASWGAPTLLI
- a CDS encoding imm11 family protein; its protein translation is MAKRYFDLSDDVHIAGRWHLGMPINAVGQDHGAWLFMRGDPAQVQGRLRVPLYRLGKTLDFSLADAGAIPVVHAKVASLLKELAPEDVQLFPVEIDGQPDHFCLVNVTRLVRCIDDEASEEVEYWTPEDGRPEKTGKYRAVAGMRIDPSKVGDAKIFRPWGWTIALIVSEEVKEALEHIGATGTKFKEV